In Herpetosiphon gulosus, the DNA window GCGATGATTATCAGGTGTGCGGGCAAGGTTATCGGCGATCCGCAAGAGGGTTGGGCGCAATTCGAGCGCACAGACAATTGCCTGTTGATTGCCGCCAACGCCTGCATGGACGGAGCCGCGTAAGCGCCCCCAAATGATGACGCTGCCGTGAGCGCTAATTTCGGCTCCTGCATTGACATCGCCGACCACAACGATATGGCCTTGATGCCGAATTGCTTGGCCGGAACGCACGGTGCGCCATAAAAATAAGCCTTCGCCTTGCACGACGGATGGAGAAGTAGACCGTAGGCTGTCGGGATGGCGGGTTTCTAGGCCTGCTTGCCGACTAGTAGTCCGATTGGTTGGTGCGATGGTAATTAATGCGGCTGGCTCAATATCATGTTCAGTCATGATCGCCAAGATCGCCTGTAGCTCCACATCGGTGATCGAACGCTCACCAACATCGATCAATAATTTTGCGCCATGATAAAACGATGGCCCTTGGGCTAGTTGCTTGCGCAAGGCGTCAAGGACTTCTTCCCACGCTGCGGTGGGGTGTAAAATCAAGCGCAGCCCGTCACGGCTGCCTTTTAACGTGATGCGCTCTTCCATATCGCGCATTATACCGTTTTCGTCAAGAAAACGAAAATGCTGGTTTTAGGATTCAGGGGCGAGGGTTCAGGGGTCAGATTTGTATGTACTACGATTATACCTAAAAGCCTTAGCCTGTTTTTTTACTCAAGCTCAATCTGCCAAATTGCCCCTTGATTGAGCAACAGAAATTGGGCTTGATTCAACGCTTGTAAATCATTGGCATAGCGTGGTTCGCCAGCAGGATCATTAAGTGGATAGACTTGGGTTGGCGACCAATAGACCAGTGCATTGCTATCTAAGGCGCGAACTAAAATTCCATCGCCAAGCCACGCCAACGGCTCAACTCCCAAATTAGTTGCTTGAATTGTATTGAGGCTTGGTTCGTAGATCCGAAAATCATCGCCCAGGTAGTAGGCCAAGGCTCCACGCTCATTCCAAACCATGCGCGGTGTGTTTGTGCCACGCTGGCTTTGATCGAGCAACCGTATTTGGTTACTTGGCAAATCGAAAAGTTGCAACTCCAAAGTTGTTTGATCACGTACTTGCAACAATAAGGCCAATTGATCACGATTTGGGCTAAGTTGCAAGCCACCAGCTACCAATTGCCGCTTGGGCAGCCGAATAATTACCTGCTCTTGGGTATTACCACCCACTTGCATAATCCGTAGGTCATCATCACCTGCCGCATAATACAAGGCACTGTTGGTCATCAAGGCGGCTTGAATTAAGCCATTGGTTGAGGTTAGGACTGTAGCTGATTGGCCGCTAAATGGCTCGATTGCTTGCAGCAAATCAGGTTGGGCCTGCGAACGCCACAAGAGCAAAGCTCCATCACTCGACCAACCCAAGGCTTGGCCTTGATAACTACGGCTCGGCGGCACAAAACTCAAACCTGGCGCATGCAATTCGAATTGATCTTGGGTAATTGATTGGGTGATGAGCCATTGCTGGCTCGGCGACAATGGGCCAAATTGCGTCCGAATAACATTATTTGCGCTAACTAATAGCTGATCGCTGGCAGTTATCACGCTGTTAGTACCAACAGTTGGTGTTACCAACGGCGTAACCGTTGGTTGCGTAATGCTAGGGGTTGGGCGAGCAGTAGCCAGCGCCAATAGGGTGGGCGTGGGGCGTAAATCTAAGGTTGGAATAACCACAACGGTTGGTTGCGGCTGATCGATATCACACCCATACAGCAAACTAATTAGTACCAAAACAATATAGAATCGTTTCATATCACCATGCTATAATAAATGTTGGAAACGGTTATCAGCAACAGGCAGCCTATGACGAATGATACAATCATTGCAACCGCACCACGACTGGTAATTCGTCGCTGGCAACGGGCAGATTATCAAACCATGGATCGTTGGCCACCCTTCACCGAACCACTGAGCAGCATTTGGAATTTGCCCGATCGGGTGACGGTTGGCGGCGATTGGATGAACGATATTCGGCGAACCTATGCGATAGCTCTACGTGATCATACCTTAGTTGGGCGAATTACGTTACGCAATATTGATTCGGCCAGTGGCTCGGCACGACTTGGCATTACAATTGGCCCCCAATATGTGAGTCAAGGCTATGGCACCGAAGGCTTGGCTGCGTTTCTGCAAGCATTTTTCACCACCTTAGGCTTTCAAACCATGGTACTTGATGTGGCCTCAGTCAACGAACGTGCGGTGCGCTGCTATCGCCGACTTGGCTTTCAATACAATGGCCACCATTGGCGCGATGCTGGCTGGCGTTTTATGCAAACGCTCGATCAAGCCACCCGCGAACGCATCGCCCCCTTTATCAAGGAAGGTCGCCATGGGGTGTGGGTGCAATTTTACGACATGACGCTCGAACGGAGTGATTGGCAAGCGGCTCAACATCGGTCAGTTATCCACGTTAATCAATAAGAAGGAAGCAGTGTATGTCGCTGATTGCAGGAAACTTGGCGGTCGTTCAAAAGCTCCTCGACGGCG includes these proteins:
- the minC gene encoding septum site-determining protein MinC → MRDMEERITLKGSRDGLRLILHPTAAWEEVLDALRKQLAQGPSFYHGAKLLIDVGERSITDVELQAILAIMTEHDIEPAALITIAPTNRTTSRQAGLETRHPDSLRSTSPSVVQGEGLFLWRTVRSGQAIRHQGHIVVVGDVNAGAEISAHGSVIIWGRLRGSVHAGVGGNQQAIVCALELRPTLLRIADNLARTPDNHRPTGPEQASLDGDNIVVVPWDAPRR
- a CDS encoding GNAT family N-acetyltransferase, which produces MTNDTIIATAPRLVIRRWQRADYQTMDRWPPFTEPLSSIWNLPDRVTVGGDWMNDIRRTYAIALRDHTLVGRITLRNIDSASGSARLGITIGPQYVSQGYGTEGLAAFLQAFFTTLGFQTMVLDVASVNERAVRCYRRLGFQYNGHHWRDAGWRFMQTLDQATRERIAPFIKEGRHGVWVQFYDMTLERSDWQAAQHRSVIHVNQ